From a single Ascaphus truei isolate aAscTru1 unplaced genomic scaffold, aAscTru1.hap1 HAP1_SCAFFOLD_2318, whole genome shotgun sequence genomic region:
- the FBXO8 gene encoding F-box only protein 8 codes for MRLDEGSLTFNANSHEGIEYFISRGILDDSPKEIAKFIFCTRTLNWKKLRIYLDERRDILDDLVTLHNFSNQFLPNALREFFRHIHAPEERGEYLETLITKFSHRFCACNPALARDLGLSPDAVYVLCYSLILLSIDLASPHVKNKMSKREFIRNTRRAAPNISEDFVGHLYDNIYLVGHVAV; via the exons ATGCGTTTGGATGAAGGAAGTCTCACCTTTAATGCTAATTCCCACGAG ggAATTGAATACTTTATATCCAGGGGCATCCTAGATGATTCACCAAAAGAAATAGCGAAGTTTATCTTCTGTACCAGAACACTAAATTGGAAGAAACTGAGAATCTACCTTGATGAAAG GCGCGATATATTAGACGATCTTGTGACACTGCACAACTTCAGCAACCAGTTCTTACCAAATGCACTGAGAGAATTTTTCCGGCACATACATGCGCCAGAGGAACGCGGGGAGTACCTTGAAACGCTAATCACAAAATTCTCTCACCGATTTTGTGCTTGTAACCCTGCACTAGCACGAGACCTTGGCCTTAGTCCTG ATGCCGTGTATGTACTGTGCTATTCTTTGATACTGCTTTCAATCGACCTTGCCAGTCCACATGTGAAGAACAAAATGTCAAAGAGAGAGTTTATCAGAAATACACGGCGTGCTGCTCCGAACATTAGTGAAGATTTTGTAGGGCATCTTTATGATAATATTTACCTTGTTGGCCATGTTGCTGTTTAA